gtatttattcatcaattgtATCATCTATATGCACATTGTCTTCTCATGGTACTCAGACCAGTGTTAATTTTATCACGCAATGGAGTGGAtgtgataaaagaaaatataggGACTTAACAAAAAATCATGATAATAACGAATTTCTGTGATTCAACCGTATGAAAACAAATGTTTTgataaacaaaattgaaactttTTACATTGACGATAAAAGGATTGAGTTATAGGGTTCGATTACCTGTCGGCCAGGCATTTGTATCTGATGTACTTGATTCGGACCACTGACAATATTTTGGTTGGCGGGTATTCTGATTACTTGACTGTTGCCAAGTAGGGTCCCTGGCTTCAATGAACTCTGCAACAAAAGAAAGAgcgaaaaatatacgaatgAAGGACAGAACAGAATGCACAAGATCATCTGCAAATTACTCCATTGGCCCTCCATTCCTATGGTACTTTTGCTTTCATCCCAATTCATCTCCAAAGTATTGAATAGAGCTTGTCAGAAGTTTCTTGCCAGTCAGCGTCTCGTGCTTTCCACACATCACCATCATCAGGAGGATATTTTCTACGTTAAAACATGTGACAAActcatttaaatcaatttctaATACGACTATGCGAGTTTTTGTCGCTTAATGTGCCAGCTGAAAATTCACTcaaaagggaaaagaaaagagaaatttccAGAAACATCCCGTGCAAAATACAGGTGGCTCCGAAAATCTTTGGCTGCTTAATTCTTATTTCGGATATGGCTTTACCAGTAGCTTGAATACTTGAAGAAAATTTGTGAGATTTCAATTATTGAAAtgatatttgagaaaaagaaaaaacgtgtGCAAAAGGCTAGTTTTTTGTTATCATTGTACATTTTGTATCTGTCCACAGAATAATATTTATGCATGTTacttctgaaaaaataaaatacttttaCAGGTTCCTGTAAAACTAAAAATACCTGTCTTATGATGACTTTTTGTGAATTCTGTGGCATATTTTTTCCAGTGCTGGAGAACGTTGTGGTTTGGGAGTTGGAGACTATTGATGACTTGGCGTGGCTAGTCATTGAAGTAGGGGCTGGTAATATCTTGGCAGGGGGCTTCACAGTCGTAGCTGGGAGAATTGTCATTTTGGAAGGTTGAGTTGAAGTTGATGTGACCAATTTATTCACAATTATACCCTGTACAAACATTTAAACACTTAATACACTAAGTCAAGTTACCTCCGGCAAAAATTATGTGCAGAAAGGTTTAAAAATGTGCACGTATTCCCTTAGAATGTAAATTTCCGAGTTTCCcagtttttctgaaaaatctctTACAATTTCTAAACATTTCTAGAAGTTTTACAGAAATATCTTACTTCCgaaacagaaaattaatttcagtaCATCTGTGGAAAACCCATGCCATTCCTTTGAAAATTCTGACAACTTTCTGTAATCCTAGTTTtaccgaaaatattttttttcagacatgTGATTCAACTGTtcaactgaaaatttcaaatctctcTCAGATGTTCATCATAATTTTCTTCTATGCAATGCCAGTAAGTAATACATAGAAACACCAAATCTTGAACTATGCGAGGTGCTGGTTACTAAATTCGGTTCCAGAATCATATAGGTATTCTTTAGAAATTGGTTCGATCTTTACTTCCTAGTCAACTTTTTAAGAAATAGTCAGAAAACAGAAAGCTTagaatttctcaattttcaacaGAGAATGAAGTTTTCAAGAAATATGAGTAATTCCCAGACCCCATTTACAACATCTGTTGAAGTTATTGAATATTCGTAGAATAAATCGAACGCGTATGAGCTACAATAGTCTTACAAATATTTCTTTTAAGTAACAATACCTGCTGTTTGTGCGGCGACGATGGCAGTATCTGCTGTATCTTCCCGGAGGAGAGAAGTCCCATTTGCTGAGCTTGTGCAAAAGTTATAGTTTTCGTTGGGCTTGCGATGCTCGGACTGGCTCCGCTACTCGTGATAAACTTGATAGTCTGCGGCTGCTGATTGTCATGTTGGGTGTTGGCAAGCAAGACCTGTTGACCTGTCTGGCTCTGATTACCGGTCAGAATCATTTTTGTGTATACCTGTTTATTCCGTTCAAATTACATTAGAAATTTGCAGTAAATGGAAGGCAGATCGATAAGaattcaataaaaaacaattgttACACCAACAAAGcgtaaaatatttctatttcaatttctcattcaGGTGATAAATACCAGTATTCGATAGCACACGATCCATGAAGTAAGACTCACGTTTCTGTTTTGTTGTACAGACTGAGCTGGTCTTTTTATCGCCGACTGAACAGGTTTGACGTTCTGTACATTGCTCAGAGTGATGGTCCCAGATTGGCTAGTTGTCACGATGGGTCTTGAACCTTGTGCCGATCTCAGCTGTACTATGTTGCCGTCTGCAGACTTGGCCGTTATCAGAGTCTGAGCCAGCGATTGTAACTGACCAGGCGATGCTGTCGATGGGTGagatattttcagtatttggCTTGTGCCTTGGCCACCTGCTGGTGACACAATCATTATTGACTGGCTTTGAGACACTTGTGGCACAGTTGGCTTCAcctgaaaaaaagttttacccaAGTGTAAATAGCAATGTTCAAGTTTAAGGATGATGGGCTTCACGGTTTAAACCAAAGACtaggaagagagagaaaaacatttcaataatCTGTAAAGtcacagaaataataaaatggaaatttaCCTGTATTGCTGACACAGGCACTCTTTGCAGGGTTGGTTTAGTTTGGAATACAATATTTTGACTATTCTGATTAGCTGCTGATGAGTAAGTTATCTGTTCAGGCTGAGCGTTGTCCGATAGATCAGTCATCTCAATGTCAGACGCTGTAGTTGTAGACTCAATGCTTCGATCGAGAAGCATAGTTTCGTCGTCAGTTGTCATTACCTCTTCAGCGTTCATGCATTCAAATTCAGCCTGAATGCTTGCCAATGCCTCAAAGTCGTTGTTCGAGTACTGCTCTGAGCTGTGCGACAAACTTAGAGCGCTGAAATCTCCATCGCTCAACGTTCGTGAATCCAATGCCAGAGGTTCAACAAGGGCTCTTGCCCCTGGGCTTTTATTACTTGCAGCCATACTCTGctcaaaatttattattccttAGCTGAAATTGCCAAATTGGAGATAGATTTATAAGCCAGTTTTGTAAAGCGGTGAGTTTACACACCGAAAGGTATTATCGATTTACAAACATGATCACCTGGCGATTAGAAGTAGACTCATTACTTGCACAATTCATGCTTCAAAAATAGCTGTGCTTTATATACTTGCTGAAGATAAATAAGCAGCAAAGTGTCATAGTTGGAACTTTTTCCAAGGAATTTTATCTCAAATTGGGTAGCTAAAAATTTCATGGGGATAGGAGAAAAGCGAAATGATTGTAGTCACTATGTAGCAGTATAGTTTGTTGACGTTGTTTGTACTATAGTTCAATACTGAGGATAAgcgtgattttaaaaattcaaaaattcaaatagttGTTAATGATTCAGGCGTTTTGGGAGCGATAAACAAGCGAAAGCGTGGAATCGAACGCTAATCGGGGAAGCAATAATGGGCAGGGAttcgaagtttgaaaaatggaacgaacaaatttgaatatcaatGCAAAACGTTTCGAAGCTTGGACGACAGACGGTCGCATTAGCGCCATTTGTTACATCAACGCGCCATTTTAACACAAACAGTATTCGATGTGGATTCAAGACTATTCAAATTAGGTGAATAGTTGAAGATTCTACTTATTCTGTGAGTATAATACGAGAGAATTATCCAACGCACCTGAGATCGAAATATTCACACGAAAGAGgctcaaaattgcgaaaaattgaaGTTAACCTAGAACTCAGTTGTTTGCAGAAAGTTCGTGCTGCGCGCATACGATGGTTCACATTCTGACTGAGCAATGACTCTAATTACTTCAGAACTGAAGCACAGTTTAAAATAAATGCGATTTGAACGTGCTCTAAATTAGTACTGCCGAATGTTCTGAACTCACCTGCGTACTTTTCTGGCATCCCGAATTTGTTCAAAATCACGCGCCCACCATTACTATCCCAAGATGCACCACGCGCTTCTATTCTATATACGAACAGACCCAAAGTCATTAATGGTCGCGCTATACGTGGAAGAAATTCTAACCGTTCACTTGCTGCATCGCTTCTCGGGATACATTTCTGACACTACGCACAGTAATCTCCTATCTCTGTTGCACTATTTGATCGATGGATGGCTCGGTCTCACTCCTAGGgaattttagtttttaaacCAGTGCATGgtgtacaaaattataataacaaacgTGATAGGCACAGAGAGAAACCTATAGGCACAATTGTAGTATAgttgatattatattattatatatttcccAAAATATAGATGTATGTACAAGAAATTACAGGTTTAAGGGGCTGCTCTTATATTTATAGtatatatttccaaatatctGAATCTCAAACACTTATATACTACTGGAGGCATGGTTTctacgaaattgaaattgtaaattcgtagaatttatgacatttatttatttctgcgtcaaatgaaaatacgtTGCAGTGTTTTTGTTTAGAATTGTGTATAGAATGGACCTGTTAAATCTTTTGTCGCATTTGAAACACGTGGACAACGTTTACAGATATACAGAAGATTACAAATGTAAGTTGTAATGTATACTAcgtgatttaaaaataaaaatgtaatttgtatTTCCGTATCACCGGGCGTAGTAGAGTTATACACGGGAGGACCACGGGGAGGACTTGAGTTGAAGTCCTCAGCTCTACGATGGGAAGCAGGGGGAGCAACGTGGGAGCAACTCGCAAAAATTGTAAGAAGGGTCACGTTATTCAGCCGCTACTGACCTCCGTCCCACGCCCCGCAAAGGTAGTCGTTTATAGTGACATCATGGAAAGCATGTTGCGGGACTGGTAGTAGCTCTGTTCGTTTTAATTACACTTTCTACACTTTTTACACTTTCCCTAGAAAAGGGCACCTTCCATTGGCTAAATTCAGGATAAGTGTAAAAAGTGTAGAAAAGTGTAACTAAAACGAACAGAGCTATtgattattagtattattaccatgatttaattttttcttataataaaaatttatttaccattatataattatgaataacaCATACAAAATGTCATATTGCACGCAAGCACTGTTCAAATTATTGAAAGTACATCGAAGTTGACCCCCAGCTCTGCCCGCagttactttatttttcaaaagaatgTACCGGATGTACACCACATTCGCTGAAAATTCCGTAAAATAGAGGCAGCGCTTACCATGATTTCGATAGAGGAACAGAGATGTAGAATAACTGTCGATACTGGATCTAATTTCGGAACGCAGGAATGAACTTGTTTCTCATTCTACGTGTTTCACAGCATTCTTCAATTTGGTCGAATTGCAAACGACGTCTACCGTCTTCGTCGCATCTTCAAAACGTCCGTGGTCGttgcaaaaattgaagaaCCCGATCGAAAGAGATTGAAACCGGTGCAAAGCCGAATTACCGAAACTTTGGGAGAAAATATGGTCGTGATGATGGCCTCGGTGAGGCAACAGCTGAGTACTTTATCTCATGCCGGAGGTTCTCACAAGGACCAGGCAGAAAGGTACGTTTCTCTGCTCACATGCTGTCTCATGTCGTCTGAATATTAATTCCGCATGGTTTTTCAGATACCGAACGCTATTGGATTTTCTGGTAAAATCTGCGGGCGAGGAGTTGGTTGACATGCTGAAACTCTTTATCGAAGCAAGTATGTGCACATTAATCAATGTATCTATTATTTACAGCTGATTCCTTTTTGTAAATCTATTCGCACGCAATCATTACATACTCAAAACATTtattatgttgcaaagaaaCTAAtggtgaattatttatattttcagtcgTCAATGAGAACGTAAGTTTGGTTATATCAAGACAAGTTTTGACAGAGGTTAGTAGCCGGTTGCTTGTCTTACCTGATGAAGTTTCAAAGGCTGTTGCTCATTACACCCTTGATAAGGTTTGCTCCTCTTAGTCTCACTATTATGTATTCGCCATTGGGCTTtacgattataaaaaatgtacattATGGCTGGTTTTGTATTGTGTAGACTTGATACAAGCCATCTGAGCAGTTGACCAAACATAATTGGTTTACAGGAGAAATCCCCCtagttttttcaaacttttgtgcTTGATACACATGTGTACTTGTGTACTAGACTGTATACaagtcaaaaatattgtttgaagTGACGATAAAAAAACATGCTATCCATGTttcagctcttaatattaatatttaaaggTGCCTCA
The sequence above is drawn from the Neodiprion pinetum isolate iyNeoPine1 chromosome 2, iyNeoPine1.2, whole genome shotgun sequence genome and encodes:
- the LOC124212873 gene encoding protein lin-54 homolog — encoded protein: MAASNKSPGARALVEPLALDSRTLSDGDFSALSLSHSSEQYSNNDFEALASIQAEFECMNAEEVMTTDDETMLLDRSIESTTTASDIEMTDLSDNAQPEQITYSSAANQNSQNIVFQTKPTLQRVPVSAIQVKPTVPQVSQSQSIMIVSPAGGQGTSQILKISHPSTASPGQLQSLAQTLITAKSADGNIVQLRSAQGSRPIVTTSQSGTITLSNVQNVKPVQSAIKRPAQSVQQNRNVYTKMILTGNQSQTGQQVLLANTQHDNQQPQTIKFITSSGASPSIASPTKTITFAQAQQMGLLSSGKIQQILPSSPHKQQGIIVNKLVTSTSTQPSKMTILPATTVKPPAKILPAPTSMTSHAKSSIVSNSQTTTFSSTGKNMPQNSQKVIIRQSSLKPGTLLGNSQVIRIPANQNIVSGPNQVHQIQMPGRQVQYVRLVSTPSSGTSNVVTVGKPKSQTTLQTVGMTHKLGTQQQIVKVLPLNTTSQPLRTVVPKTTLSTSSQRLLIPATAAVSGQSKSAVAIPASALNQLATGQAVLSANSNVGNIVVLPAQYIQQQQQSEEAKGKSQQSTPSLLTTSQGSTGNLSIGSLSEGKSSQRSSSSLEPNGIRPRKPCNCTKSQCLKLYCDCFANGEFCHMCNCNNCSNNLENEEERQRAIKSCLERNPNAFRPKIGKGRETGDDIRRHNKGCNCKRSGCLKNYCECYEAKIPCSANCKCMGCRNVEEPNLEKKSLKDLAEAAEVRTAQLTLSKTKLQQLSDMAFRPPAMSNTGARQPFNFLTDKVVEITCQCLMAQAEEAERSMLDDETSQRLIIEEFGRCLKEIIESAHKAETT